One genomic window of Geodermatophilus sp. DSM 44513 includes the following:
- a CDS encoding alpha/beta hydrolase, whose protein sequence is MSALLAGAAVLGGALALRLWAARRAARAQPGDPAGLRTDDGVPLHVEVAGPPDAPVTVVLVHGLAARSGMWHRQWAVLREHARVVRFDLRGHGRSGWAGRPRGNLQHLAGDLGLVLDRCAGPGPVVLVGHSMGGMAVLALAGSRPELFGTRVTGVGLLSTLAGPLAVAGTGGRAPLRTALARAAAWAGWLVSPLVDALHPVRTGPVRRLLRRRLFAGDPPRDAVRRMTGSWEHTPTAVLTAHLPGLARYDRRGVLDALRGVPVLVLAGTDDATIPPTAAERLARRLGPLARLELVPGAGHLVPLTHPGAVTPALLDLVDRCRTAPGRRTS, encoded by the coding sequence GTGAGCGCGCTGCTGGCGGGGGCCGCCGTCCTCGGCGGGGCGCTCGCGCTGCGGCTGTGGGCGGCCCGGCGCGCCGCGCGGGCACAGCCCGGGGACCCCGCCGGCCTGCGCACCGACGACGGGGTGCCCCTGCACGTCGAGGTCGCCGGCCCCCCGGACGCGCCGGTGACCGTCGTCCTGGTGCACGGCCTCGCGGCGCGGTCGGGGATGTGGCACCGGCAGTGGGCCGTGCTGCGCGAGCACGCGCGGGTGGTGCGCTTCGACCTGCGCGGGCACGGGCGCAGCGGGTGGGCCGGCCGGCCCCGGGGCAACCTGCAGCACCTGGCCGGCGACCTGGGGCTCGTCCTCGACCGGTGCGCCGGGCCCGGGCCGGTGGTGCTGGTCGGGCACTCGATGGGCGGCATGGCCGTGCTCGCGCTGGCGGGCTCCCGGCCGGAGCTGTTCGGGACGCGGGTGACCGGCGTCGGGCTGCTGTCCACCCTGGCCGGTCCGCTGGCCGTGGCCGGCACCGGCGGGCGGGCCCCCCTGCGGACGGCACTGGCGCGCGCCGCCGCCTGGGCCGGGTGGCTGGTCTCCCCGCTGGTGGACGCGCTGCACCCCGTCCGCACCGGGCCGGTGCGCCGGCTGCTGCGCCGCCGGCTGTTCGCCGGCGACCCGCCACGGGACGCCGTCCGCCGGATGACCGGCTCCTGGGAGCACACGCCGACCGCGGTGCTGACGGCGCACCTGCCCGGGCTGGCGCGCTACGACCGGCGCGGCGTGCTCGACGCGCTGCGCGGCGTGCCGGTGCTGGTGCTGGCCGGCACCGACGACGCCACCATCCCGCCCACCGCCGCCGAGCGCCTGGCGCGGCGGCTCGGCCCGCTGGCCCGGTTGGAACTCGTGCCCGGCGCCGGGCACCTGGTGCCGCTGACCCACCCCGGCGCCGTCACGCCGGCGCTGCTGGACCTGGTGGACCGGTGCCGGACCGCCCCCGGACGGAGGACCTCGTGA
- a CDS encoding metallophosphoesterase, whose amino-acid sequence MYSTDPGVETQVDTLLELLRPVLDSGIPTYAVLGNHDHAVDAADELSTALEDAGVPVLRNEAVTVPGLGGDLYVVGVGPETPGLADVDEALAGVPDDAPRVVLMHNPTVFDEFPAGTAPLTVAGHTHCGQVALPGTPDWAYLALTSEERIVADGWAPEGYGAPGNRLFVTCGIGFSVAPIRVNAPPQVAFFELVPGG is encoded by the coding sequence GTGTACAGCACCGACCCGGGCGTGGAGACCCAGGTCGACACGCTGCTGGAGCTGCTGCGGCCGGTGCTCGACTCCGGCATCCCGACCTACGCCGTCCTGGGCAACCACGACCACGCCGTCGACGCCGCCGACGAGCTCAGCACCGCGCTGGAGGACGCCGGGGTCCCGGTGCTGCGGAACGAGGCGGTGACCGTGCCCGGGCTGGGCGGCGACCTGTACGTCGTCGGCGTCGGGCCGGAGACCCCCGGCCTGGCCGACGTCGACGAGGCGCTGGCCGGCGTCCCGGACGACGCGCCGCGGGTGGTGCTGATGCACAACCCGACGGTGTTCGACGAGTTCCCGGCCGGGACCGCCCCTCTCACGGTCGCCGGGCACACCCACTGCGGGCAGGTGGCGTTGCCCGGGACCCCGGACTGGGCCTACCTCGCCCTGACCAGCGAGGAGCGGATCGTCGCCGACGGGTGGGCGCCCGAGGGGTACGGCGCCCCGGGCAACCGCCTGTTCGTCACCTGCGGCATCGGCTTCAGCGTCGCCCCCATCCGGGTCAACGCGCCGCCGCAGGTCGCCTTCTTCGAGCTCGTGCCGGGCGGTTGA
- a CDS encoding copper chaperone PCu(A)C, whose protein sequence is MTPRRTIRSPARRTLAAAGAALLLTACSDTALQEAAPAEDPGAEVDGGAVGPDVRVDDDLGLQQVQLASPRDGVYEAGEDARLYVAVTNTGTDPVVLTDVSGPDFAGVDVQTEGGGGLPLTVDPDGNLYVGAQGPPVVTLQDLGRELGSSQSIPVTFTFAEAGEVTVDVMVSAEEDPGTPFDFPNEDPEVRPDPISLPSPTG, encoded by the coding sequence ATGACCCCCCGCAGGACGATTCGCTCCCCCGCCCGCCGGACGCTGGCCGCCGCCGGCGCGGCGCTGCTGCTCACCGCGTGCAGCGACACCGCGCTGCAGGAGGCCGCGCCCGCAGAGGACCCTGGCGCGGAGGTCGACGGCGGCGCGGTCGGCCCGGACGTCCGGGTCGACGACGACCTCGGCCTCCAGCAGGTGCAGCTGGCCTCCCCGCGGGACGGCGTCTACGAGGCCGGCGAGGACGCACGGCTGTACGTGGCCGTCACCAACACCGGCACCGACCCGGTCGTGCTGACCGACGTGTCCGGTCCCGACTTCGCCGGCGTGGACGTGCAGACCGAGGGCGGCGGCGGGCTGCCCCTGACCGTCGACCCGGACGGCAACCTCTACGTCGGCGCGCAGGGCCCGCCGGTCGTGACGCTGCAGGACCTGGGCCGGGAGCTGGGCTCGTCGCAGTCCATCCCGGTCACGTTCACCTTCGCCGAGGCCGGGGAGGTGACGGTCGACGTCATGGTCTCCGCCGAGGAGGACCCGGGCACGCCGTTCGACTTCCCGAACGAGGACCCCGAGGTGCGACCCGACCCCATCTCCCTGCCCTCACCGACGGGCTGA
- a CDS encoding HNH endonuclease signature motif containing protein, translating to MSDTVPPRSEGLAAPAVGWASGALGVVQAADREIARQVAVRARAVAEFAASRPASVDRAQGVPGAMSADRWAGRAEVLRPVSEWATAELAVALNLTQPAAEALLAESLTVVHRLPGTLVALEAGVLHRGHLWHLVDKVAPIGDDVLRGQVEAELLDWVGRRRQVTTPAQLGARARVVVARRDAAAVARRLAAALTERGVYLRAERAEGMACVSVVCTVAEARALHAALLACADALTDDPDADSVGADDPDTGGGDAAGAVADDPDTGSGDAAGAVSGPPRTRGHKAVDALLDLVLRPGESDVPPVRVLLHVVASVATLLGGDAPGEVDGEPVPAEMARQLARAFAGLHPVAGDTPDAATTTGDAAVATAAADDVTADAVTAGAVSAAGAGVLAPAAGWAGADPVDVEGGPIERAEAELDADDFDRWLAQLVAEAFGDAPAPGEPGWSPGAPPEPEPPGPEPPEAEPPGVGDRRCGGGDLRGWDAGRALDHHDATASVTTDGVPGGGWWAAADRALDDAGAAVHAAGLALAHADRTVGTALRAHAAVETDWAAGPAGRVNAAHDTLGALAAATDTQRAELAALLAATSGGGLADRPRIVLTDAVTGALRALTDLPGLRRAAHCDRPACRRRPDTCGHDLTARPGLGPPAPTDGYTPGAALDRWVRARDRRCRFPGCRRPVPAGGELDHHRPHADGGHTCAANLAGYCTTDHRGKHQAPGWTHTLHPDGTLTVTTPTGLTAVTTPPPY from the coding sequence GTGTCCGACACTGTGCCGCCCCGCAGCGAGGGTCTGGCTGCGCCGGCGGTGGGGTGGGCGTCGGGTGCGTTGGGTGTGGTGCAGGCCGCCGATCGAGAGATCGCCCGGCAGGTGGCGGTGCGGGCGCGGGCGGTGGCGGAGTTCGCCGCGTCGCGGCCGGCGTCGGTCGACCGGGCGCAGGGTGTGCCGGGGGCGATGTCGGCTGATCGGTGGGCGGGCCGGGCGGAGGTGCTGCGGCCGGTCAGTGAGTGGGCCACCGCGGAGCTGGCGGTCGCGCTGAACCTGACCCAGCCGGCGGCGGAGGCGTTGCTGGCCGAGTCGTTGACGGTGGTGCACCGGTTGCCGGGCACGCTGGTCGCGCTGGAGGCCGGCGTGCTGCACCGCGGGCACCTGTGGCACCTGGTGGACAAGGTCGCTCCGATCGGCGACGACGTGCTGCGCGGGCAGGTGGAGGCGGAGCTGCTGGACTGGGTGGGCCGGCGGCGGCAGGTGACCACCCCGGCGCAGCTGGGGGCCCGGGCGCGGGTGGTGGTGGCCCGCCGGGACGCGGCGGCGGTGGCGCGGCGGTTGGCCGCGGCGCTGACCGAGCGGGGGGTGTACCTGCGGGCCGAGCGGGCCGAGGGGATGGCGTGTGTGTCGGTGGTGTGCACGGTGGCGGAGGCGCGGGCGCTGCACGCCGCACTACTGGCGTGTGCCGACGCGCTGACCGACGACCCGGACGCCGACAGTGTGGGCGCCGACGACCCGGACACCGGCGGCGGGGACGCCGCGGGGGCGGTCGCCGACGACCCGGACACCGGCAGCGGGGACGCCGCGGGGGCGGTCAGCGGTCCGCCGCGCACGCGGGGGCACAAGGCGGTGGATGCGCTGCTGGACCTGGTGCTGCGCCCGGGGGAGTCCGATGTGCCGCCGGTGCGGGTGTTGCTGCACGTGGTCGCGTCGGTGGCCACGCTGCTGGGTGGGGACGCCCCGGGTGAGGTGGACGGGGAGCCGGTGCCGGCGGAGATGGCCCGCCAGCTGGCGCGTGCCTTTGCCGGCCTGCACCCGGTCGCCGGTGACACCCCCGACGCGGCCACCACTACCGGCGACGCCGCCGTCGCTACCGCGGCCGCCGACGACGTGACTGCCGACGCCGTGACTGCCGGAGCCGTGAGCGCTGCCGGCGCCGGTGTCCTGGCGCCCGCGGCCGGGTGGGCCGGTGCGGACCCGGTGGACGTGGAGGGTGGGCCGATCGAGCGGGCCGAGGCCGAGCTCGACGCCGACGACTTCGACCGGTGGCTGGCCCAGCTGGTCGCCGAGGCGTTCGGGGACGCCCCGGCACCGGGTGAGCCCGGTTGGTCACCCGGCGCCCCACCCGAGCCGGAGCCACCCGGGCCGGAGCCACCCGAGGCGGAGCCACCCGGTGTCGGGGATCGCAGGTGCGGGGGAGGGGACCTCCGGGGGTGGGACGCCGGTCGTGCACTCGACCACCACGACGCCACGGCAAGCGTGACCACCGACGGTGTGCCCGGCGGTGGGTGGTGGGCGGCGGCGGACCGGGCGTTGGACGACGCCGGTGCCGCGGTGCACGCCGCCGGCCTGGCCCTCGCCCACGCCGACCGGACGGTGGGCACCGCCCTGCGCGCCCACGCCGCCGTGGAGACCGACTGGGCCGCGGGCCCGGCCGGGCGGGTGAACGCCGCCCACGACACCCTGGGCGCGCTGGCCGCCGCCACCGACACCCAACGGGCCGAGCTGGCCGCGCTGCTGGCGGCCACCAGCGGCGGCGGACTGGCCGACCGGCCCCGCATCGTGCTCACCGACGCGGTCACCGGCGCCCTGCGCGCCCTGACCGACCTGCCCGGCCTGCGCCGCGCCGCCCACTGCGACCGCCCCGCCTGCCGACGGCGACCGGACACCTGCGGGCACGACCTCACCGCCCGCCCCGGCCTGGGCCCACCCGCGCCCACCGACGGCTACACCCCCGGCGCGGCACTGGACCGCTGGGTGCGCGCCCGCGACCGCCGCTGCCGCTTCCCCGGCTGCCGCCGCCCCGTGCCCGCCGGCGGGGAGCTGGACCACCACCGCCCGCACGCCGACGGCGGGCACACCTGCGCGGCCAACCTGGCCGGCTACTGCACCACCGACCACCGCGGCAAGCACCAGGCACCCGGCTGGACCCACACCCTGCACCCCGACGGCACCCTCACCGTCACCACCCCCACCGGCCTGACCGCGGTCACCACACCACCGCCGTACTGA
- the dhaK gene encoding dihydroxyacetone kinase subunit DhaK translates to MKKLINDPADVVADALRGMAAAHPELRVDHENRVVFRADAPRQGKVGLVSGGGSGHEPMHGGFVGMGMLDAACAGEVFTSPVPDQVAAATRGVDGGAGVLHIVKNYTGDVMNFEMAAELVAAETDTEVVAVVTDDDVAVQDSLYTAGRRGVGVTVLVEKLAGAAAEEGRPLAEVAEVARRVNAAGRSMGMALTSCTVPAAGRPTFDLPDDEMEIGIGIHGEPGRRRVPLAPAREVAEMLLEPVLADLDMTGGDGVIAFVNGMGGTPLIELYLVYAEVVAVLEKAGVGVARNLVGSYMTSLDMAGCSVTLVKADDEMLRLWDAPVRTPALRWGV, encoded by the coding sequence GTGAAGAAGTTGATCAACGACCCCGCGGACGTCGTCGCGGACGCGCTGCGCGGCATGGCCGCGGCCCACCCGGAGCTCCGGGTCGACCACGAGAACCGCGTGGTGTTCCGCGCCGACGCACCCCGGCAGGGCAAGGTCGGCCTCGTCTCCGGCGGCGGGTCCGGGCACGAGCCCATGCACGGCGGCTTCGTCGGGATGGGCATGCTCGACGCCGCGTGTGCCGGGGAGGTGTTCACCTCGCCGGTGCCCGACCAGGTGGCGGCCGCGACCCGCGGCGTCGACGGCGGCGCCGGGGTGCTGCACATCGTGAAGAACTACACCGGCGACGTCATGAACTTCGAGATGGCCGCGGAGCTGGTGGCCGCCGAGACCGACACCGAGGTCGTCGCGGTGGTGACCGACGACGACGTCGCCGTGCAGGACAGCCTCTACACCGCCGGACGGCGCGGCGTCGGCGTCACCGTGCTGGTGGAGAAGCTGGCCGGCGCCGCCGCCGAGGAGGGCCGCCCGCTGGCCGAGGTCGCCGAGGTCGCTCGGCGGGTGAACGCGGCCGGCCGCAGCATGGGCATGGCGCTGACCTCCTGCACCGTGCCCGCGGCGGGCCGCCCGACGTTCGACCTGCCGGACGACGAGATGGAGATCGGCATCGGCATCCACGGCGAGCCCGGCCGGCGCCGGGTGCCGCTGGCGCCGGCCCGGGAGGTCGCCGAGATGCTCCTGGAACCGGTGCTCGCCGACCTGGACATGACCGGCGGCGACGGTGTGATCGCCTTCGTCAACGGCATGGGCGGCACCCCGCTGATCGAGCTCTACCTGGTGTACGCCGAGGTGGTCGCCGTCCTGGAGAAGGCCGGCGTGGGCGTGGCCCGCAACCTCGTCGGGTCCTACATGACCAGCCTGGACATGGCCGGCTGCTCGGTCACCCTGGTCAAGGCCGACGACGAGATGCTCCGGCTGTGGGACGCCCCCGTCCGCACCCCCGCGCTGCGCTGGGGCGTCTGA
- the dhaL gene encoding dihydroxyacetone kinase subunit DhaL, which translates to MVDAEALTAWVREFARLVHERRDELTRLDSAIGDADHGANLDRGMTAAVAALEAQSAGEPAAVLKTTATTLIKTVGGASGPLYGTFFLRAAGALDGPDGAALAKAVRAGYDGVVARGKAERGDKTMLDALGPACDALDEALTAGKPLEEALGAAAQAAAAGRDATAPLVARKGRASYLGERSAGHVDPGAASVTLLVEAAATALAGRG; encoded by the coding sequence GTGGTGGACGCCGAGGCGCTCACCGCCTGGGTGCGGGAGTTCGCCCGCCTCGTGCACGAGCGGCGCGACGAGCTCACCCGGCTGGACTCCGCCATCGGGGACGCCGACCACGGCGCCAACCTCGACCGCGGGATGACCGCCGCCGTCGCCGCCCTGGAGGCCCAGTCGGCCGGCGAGCCGGCGGCGGTCCTGAAGACCACCGCGACCACACTGATCAAGACCGTCGGCGGCGCCAGCGGCCCGCTCTACGGCACCTTCTTCCTGCGCGCGGCCGGCGCCCTGGACGGCCCGGACGGCGCCGCACTGGCGAAGGCGGTGCGGGCCGGGTACGACGGCGTGGTGGCCCGCGGCAAGGCCGAGCGCGGGGACAAGACGATGCTCGACGCGCTCGGCCCGGCGTGCGACGCCCTCGACGAGGCGCTCACCGCCGGCAAGCCGCTGGAGGAGGCGCTGGGCGCGGCCGCGCAGGCGGCGGCCGCCGGGCGGGACGCCACCGCGCCGCTGGTCGCCCGCAAGGGCCGGGCCAGCTACCTCGGCGAGCGCAGCGCCGGCCACGTCGACCCCGGTGCGGCGTCGGTGACGCTGCTGGTCGAGGCTGCCGCCACCGCGCTGGCCGGCAGGGGCTGA
- the dhaM gene encoding dihydroxyacetone kinase phosphoryl donor subunit DhaM, with protein MPVGLVVVSHSRALADAAVELARGMLPGREQSIEVAAGDVDGGLGTDATAIADAVTAADSGDGVVVLMDLGSAVLSAETALELLDDDVRERVVLSPAPLVEGLVGAAVTAAAGADRDRVAAEALRGLAPKQAHLSG; from the coding sequence GTGCCCGTCGGGCTGGTGGTCGTCTCGCACAGCCGCGCGCTGGCCGATGCCGCGGTCGAGCTCGCCCGCGGCATGCTGCCCGGCCGGGAGCAGTCGATCGAGGTCGCGGCCGGCGACGTCGACGGTGGCCTGGGCACCGACGCCACCGCGATCGCCGACGCGGTGACCGCGGCCGACAGCGGGGACGGCGTCGTCGTGCTGATGGACCTCGGCAGCGCGGTGCTGTCCGCCGAGACCGCGCTGGAGCTGCTGGACGACGACGTCCGCGAGCGGGTCGTCCTCTCCCCCGCACCGCTGGTCGAGGGGCTGGTCGGTGCCGCGGTCACCGCGGCGGCGGGAGCGGACCGCGACCGGGTCGCCGCCGAGGCGCTGCGCGGCCTGGCCCCCAAGCAGGCCCACCTGTCCGGCTGA
- the betT gene encoding choline BCCT transporter BetT → MSERTASPEATTEPEPPTRIKGPVFYGAATGVVAIALWAMVSPAAAGDTIGALVGWMSQWFGWFYILFATAVLVFVLFLGVSRYGTTKLGPEHSAPEYSTFAWAAMLFAAGIGTDLMFFAVAEPVTQYLAPPVGEGETVAAAREATVWTLFHYGITGWGMYALMGMALAYAAYRRNLPLAIRSALYPVFGKRIHGALGHGVDLAAILGTIFGVATSLGIGVVQLNFGLSVLFGIPEGRAAQIGLIVLAVGAATVSAVSGIDRGIKRLSQLNVLLAVGLALFVLVAGRTTFLLDALVLNVGDFVSTFPSLTMQTFAFDRPVEWLNAWTLFFWAWWTAWAAFVGLFLARISRGRTIRQFVAGTMLIPFSYIVMWISIFGNSAIDRVRSGDAAFGELAANTPEQGFYTLLMDYPAFPFIGAVATFVGLLFYVTSADSGALVMANLSSHLARPKDDAGAGLRIFWAVATGLLTAAMLVVGGVPALQNATIIMGLPFAFVMVLVMVGLHRALRLESLRASGPLPALPGLSSRVLAAPAGGRRPSGRRVRRRRAMAFAGENSAEDYLEEVAVPALREVAGELCGQGIDAQVRRSAGALDGSSTELTADLGSEHPFHYRLRMRALPVLGHGGRTRAHGDTYPRLQVQVGEGALGHDVMGYTHSQLIDDVLDHYERHLELLRLQEPTPAVRRSSAEGPTRD, encoded by the coding sequence ATGAGTGAACGAACGGCCTCCCCGGAGGCCACCACCGAGCCCGAGCCGCCGACCCGGATCAAGGGCCCGGTCTTCTACGGTGCGGCGACCGGTGTGGTGGCGATCGCGCTCTGGGCGATGGTGTCCCCGGCTGCCGCCGGGGACACCATCGGCGCGCTGGTGGGCTGGATGTCGCAGTGGTTCGGCTGGTTCTACATCCTGTTCGCGACCGCCGTCCTGGTGTTCGTGCTGTTCCTGGGCGTCTCCCGCTACGGCACGACCAAGCTGGGGCCGGAGCACTCCGCCCCGGAGTACAGCACCTTCGCCTGGGCGGCCATGCTCTTCGCCGCCGGTATCGGCACCGACCTGATGTTCTTCGCGGTCGCCGAGCCGGTGACGCAGTACCTCGCTCCGCCGGTCGGCGAGGGGGAGACCGTGGCAGCGGCGCGCGAGGCGACCGTCTGGACGCTCTTCCACTACGGCATCACCGGGTGGGGGATGTACGCCCTGATGGGGATGGCGCTGGCCTACGCCGCCTACCGCCGGAACCTGCCGCTGGCGATCCGGTCGGCGCTCTACCCCGTCTTCGGCAAGCGGATCCACGGCGCCCTCGGGCACGGCGTCGACCTCGCCGCGATCCTGGGCACGATCTTCGGGGTGGCCACGTCGCTGGGCATCGGCGTCGTCCAGCTCAACTTCGGCCTGAGCGTGCTCTTCGGCATCCCCGAGGGGCGTGCGGCGCAGATCGGGCTGATCGTCCTGGCCGTCGGAGCGGCCACGGTGTCGGCCGTGAGCGGCATCGACCGGGGGATCAAGCGGCTCTCGCAGCTGAACGTCCTGCTGGCCGTCGGCCTGGCCCTCTTCGTCCTCGTGGCCGGGAGGACGACCTTCCTGCTCGACGCGCTCGTCCTCAACGTCGGGGACTTCGTCAGCACCTTCCCGAGCCTGACGATGCAGACCTTCGCCTTCGACCGCCCCGTCGAGTGGCTGAACGCCTGGACGTTGTTCTTCTGGGCCTGGTGGACCGCGTGGGCGGCCTTCGTCGGCCTGTTCCTCGCCCGCATCTCCCGGGGGCGGACGATCCGCCAGTTCGTGGCCGGGACGATGCTCATCCCGTTCAGCTACATCGTCATGTGGATCTCGATCTTCGGGAACAGCGCCATCGACCGGGTGCGCAGCGGGGACGCAGCCTTCGGGGAGCTGGCCGCGAACACCCCTGAGCAGGGCTTCTACACCCTCCTCATGGACTACCCGGCCTTCCCGTTCATCGGCGCGGTCGCCACCTTCGTCGGCCTGCTCTTCTACGTCACCTCGGCCGACTCCGGCGCCCTGGTGATGGCCAACCTGTCGTCCCACCTGGCCAGGCCGAAGGACGACGCCGGCGCGGGCCTGCGCATCTTCTGGGCAGTGGCGACCGGACTGCTCACCGCCGCGATGCTCGTCGTGGGCGGCGTCCCCGCCCTGCAGAACGCCACGATCATCATGGGACTGCCGTTCGCGTTCGTGATGGTGCTGGTCATGGTCGGCCTCCACCGGGCCCTGCGGCTGGAGTCGCTCCGGGCGTCCGGTCCCCTGCCGGCCCTCCCCGGACTGTCGAGCCGGGTGCTCGCCGCCCCTGCGGGCGGGCGCCGACCGTCGGGGCGGCGCGTCCGGCGGAGGCGGGCCATGGCGTTCGCCGGTGAGAACTCGGCCGAGGACTACCTCGAGGAGGTGGCGGTGCCCGCGCTCCGGGAGGTCGCCGGCGAGTTGTGCGGCCAGGGCATCGACGCCCAGGTGCGACGGTCGGCCGGCGCGCTGGACGGGTCGTCCACCGAGCTCACGGCGGACCTCGGGAGCGAGCACCCGTTCCACTACCGGCTCCGCATGCGGGCCCTACCGGTCCTCGGTCACGGGGGTCGGACCCGCGCGCACGGGGACACCTACCCGCGGTTGCAGGTCCAGGTGGGGGAGGGAGCGCTGGGCCACGACGTCATGGGCTACACCCACTCACAGTTGATCGACGACGTCCTGGACCACTACGAGCGGCACCTCGAGCTCCTCCGGCTCCAGGAGCCGACCCCCGCCGTCCGTCGGTCGAGCGCCGAGGGGCCCACCCGCGACTGA
- a CDS encoding ATP-dependent DNA ligase: MLLADVVAASAEVAATRSRTAKAAAIAGLLRRAGDDEVPAVTAWLAGDTLQGRVGVGWRTLTRLATDPAGEPRLAVGDVDSALTGLAGTTGTGSAARREALLGELFAAATADEQRFLVRLLTGELRQGALEGVVLDATAAAADVPAAAVRRAFMLSGSLPATATTALAGGVPALAAVRLRVGRPVRPMLASPGSSLDAALADLGAEVTVEHKLDGARIQVHRDGDAVRVWTRTLREVTHGVPEVVALVRSLPCRTAVLDGETLALDDDGRPRAFQDTMSRFGTTAGDADVLLSPFFFDLLHLDGADLLDEPLAARLDALAGLLAGEQHAALRMPGVRRPTPEQAADVLDEALGTGHEGVVVKALGSAYAAGRRGRAWQKVKPVHTLDLVVLGAEWGYGRRAGKLSNIHLGARDPDGGEPVMVGKTFKGMTDELLDWQTATFPALARERPEWGVQLRPELVVEVALDGAQRSPRYPGGLALRFARVLRYRPDRTAADADTLDAVRALLAGG, encoded by the coding sequence GTGCTGCTCGCCGACGTCGTCGCCGCCTCCGCCGAGGTCGCGGCCACCCGCTCGCGCACGGCCAAGGCCGCGGCGATCGCCGGGCTGCTGCGCCGCGCGGGGGACGACGAGGTGCCCGCGGTGACCGCCTGGCTGGCCGGCGACACCCTGCAGGGCCGGGTCGGCGTCGGCTGGCGCACGCTCACCCGGCTGGCGACCGACCCGGCCGGGGAGCCGCGGCTGGCCGTCGGTGACGTCGACTCCGCGCTCACCGGGCTGGCCGGCACGACCGGCACCGGGTCGGCGGCCCGTCGGGAGGCGCTGCTCGGGGAGCTGTTCGCCGCGGCCACCGCCGACGAGCAGCGGTTCCTGGTCCGGCTGCTGACCGGCGAGCTGCGGCAGGGGGCGCTGGAGGGCGTCGTCCTGGACGCGACCGCTGCCGCCGCCGACGTCCCGGCCGCCGCCGTGCGGCGAGCGTTCATGCTGTCCGGCAGCCTGCCGGCCACCGCCACGACCGCGCTGGCCGGCGGTGTCCCGGCCCTGGCGGCGGTGCGGCTGCGGGTCGGCCGGCCGGTGCGCCCGATGCTGGCCAGCCCGGGCTCCTCGCTGGACGCCGCGCTGGCCGACCTGGGCGCCGAGGTCACGGTGGAGCACAAGCTCGACGGCGCCCGCATCCAGGTGCACCGCGACGGCGACGCCGTCCGCGTCTGGACCCGCACGCTGCGCGAGGTCACCCACGGGGTGCCCGAGGTGGTCGCGCTGGTGCGGTCGCTGCCGTGCCGCACCGCCGTCCTCGACGGGGAGACCCTCGCCCTGGACGACGACGGCCGCCCGCGCGCCTTCCAGGACACGATGAGCCGCTTCGGCACCACCGCGGGTGACGCCGACGTCCTGCTCAGCCCGTTCTTCTTCGACCTGCTGCACCTCGACGGCGCCGACCTGCTCGACGAGCCGCTGGCCGCCCGCCTCGACGCGCTCGCCGGCCTGCTCGCCGGCGAGCAGCACGCCGCGCTGCGGATGCCCGGCGTGCGCCGGCCGACGCCGGAGCAGGCCGCCGACGTGCTGGACGAGGCGCTCGGCACCGGCCACGAGGGCGTCGTGGTCAAGGCGCTCGGCTCGGCCTACGCCGCGGGCCGGCGCGGGCGGGCGTGGCAGAAGGTCAAGCCGGTGCACACCCTGGACCTGGTCGTGCTCGGCGCGGAGTGGGGGTACGGCCGGCGGGCCGGGAAGCTGTCCAACATCCACCTCGGCGCGCGGGACCCCGACGGCGGCGAGCCGGTGATGGTCGGCAAGACGTTCAAGGGGATGACCGACGAGCTGCTGGACTGGCAGACCGCCACCTTCCCGGCGCTGGCCCGCGAGCGGCCCGAGTGGGGCGTGCAGCTGCGGCCGGAGCTGGTCGTGGAGGTGGCCCTGGACGGCGCCCAGCGCAGCCCCCGCTACCCCGGTGGCCTGGCGCTGCGCTTCGCCCGGGTGCTGCGCTACCGCCCGGACCGGACGGCGGCCGACGCCGACACCCTCGACGCCGTCCGGGCGCTGCTCGCCGGCGGCTGA